The genomic region acatatataaagtttaagtactcgtgcctagtatgtaaaacataaaatccgcatgtattctcagttcccaaaataagttaaagtaaaaagggaatgctataactcacaatgattagtagtaatggtaaggtagtagtcggaaagtggtgtgcaagtaacggtccaaacgtcctcaacctaagtcaaatagcactaagtcaataagtcgtctcaaaaggtttacaagtacataattaaggtcataagggtcatcatcaatcatcattaaacaaaaggtaacaagtaagactcgtttatgaaagtcgtttaaaacaaaggctgacttcggtcagtcaccacggcctctacccttactgaattaaggtgagaccagtggtcatggctccgtctatgagtcccttaagtgtggtaaaatttacagaagcaaactcgtcttggtttgaccgtggcgacggtctaagtgcgagtaggtcagaaatttctgcacaacgttaaaggacatggtaacgatcggagggccataaatcctaaaccgtaactcggattgagacgagtcctatatgaaaagttatctactcgaaaagttctatctaaaaatcaaggttagaacagcccaggtctactggtctgttccagaaatagctgaacagaaacttttggacagaaacagtgggttttggagagttccggttgtctcggtgcttgatgttcatcacggttctcatccttgatgcgtatagcttcaagtgtacaactcgttgatgtgttaacatcattttgaccaaggtttgtccatcataactcaagtgcaagtgttgtaagtgttttgatgaaccaaagttacatcaaagtcttggaTTTAACACCTACATGAAATGTAAAGGTAATATAgaactacaaacttgaatgtaaactaactaatcaagatcttaagatgtagaacatagttcttagttagatcttgaagatccaagacccaaaggtctagatctaaagtcattaagttaaaccctaagtaatCAACACTTGCATCTTTACtttcatgaaaccataagttacaaaacttagattttcaactagtaaagtgtatgtaagctttcaagcttttgtttatgacaaaataagtagaccataagctatagaacttagatccatcacaagtatatgaagttataactaaggagttacacttccatgttcttgaaactttaaggttaacttttagttccaagaattatgagatcaaagttaactagtaacatttgaccaataataaccaacaaacatgaatttaaagtgcatgaaatgaagaattaaactaagtaaacaagtaacaaaTTCAtggtgttcatactttaaagattcaaaccaaagtttgatctttaagaaagtaaacttttaagtttacaaacatgatttacaagtatgatttacaacacatgaactttaaatctttgaaacaataaatgtagaatcataaactagtgagtttatgttcttaagtgttcttgtaaaacaagatgaaatgaagaatcaaactaaagagtttgaatcttgataacaagtaagtaagtaacaacaataactacaagtaagtaaacaatTAATCAAGACAAGTAAttttaaacaaaagaatgatgatgatgaagggtgGCCACGGTTTGGGACAAGGAAGAAAGAAGAAAAATAGTTCAAGTCACTTACAATCTAGAGAGAATTGGGAGAAACTTTGCAAGTAAGATGAAGTGTGTGTGTGAGGAatgaatgaaagcaagtgtaagtaAATAAAAAAAGATTTTGAGCTCTCTCCTAGCCATGAAAGGCCACGGCATTTGCAGCCCCAAGAGGGATGGGTGAGTTGTTTCatggttattagcatgtaaagcttcaaaaggtggatATAAGGTGTGTTTTTATGGGAACTAGTTGTAAGTGCCATGTAACTTGATTCTATAAGGGTTTAATCCATTTAGTTAAGatgtaagtaatacttacatgaatcATGGGCTAGTTAAATccaataaggtgtagggtgggctcttaaagtCCACTAACCATTaatcaaggcccaagttcaagtaattaataagtaaaagtccaataacactaataaaggcccaagtaactaactaaccatTATAGTTAAcctaaatgattaataaaattaatcatgaatgtaaataatacttgaaaatattattcgtgcaagttccgggtgtcaccaagacgtttcgggcatttaaagttcaagtacgggcaattaaagcaacatgtaaaagtaataacatacattcgtttaatcaagcgcattaataataataattattaataaataacgttggaaaaaccagggtcgttacaaaacgtctcgaaattacaagagtacaagattcaaaacgcaaagtacaagatattaaattgtacgcaaggacgttcgaaaatccggaaccgggaccagagtcaactcttaacgctcgacgcaacggactaaaaattacaagtcaactatgcacataaatataatataatatttaaataattcttataattatttaatatattatatttatatttaaaaccgtcggcaagaaagactccaaaagggactgagctgtaatttcaatcttcgcgactcgcggagtttgaaggccaaaagggccgcgagtcgcggagccccaagttttgaaactccctataaagccaaccgaattctgagcattttaatcatctttttcttctcctcattcatacgtaaaatatatatatatatttataatttatattttaattttaattataattctaataataagggtatgttagcgaatgttgtaagggtgtaagtcgaaattctgtccgtgtaacgctacgctatttttaatcattgtaagttatgttcaacctttttacattaatgtctcgtagctaagttattattatgcttatttaaaacgaagtaatcatgatgttgggctaattactaaaattgggtaattgggctttgtaccataattggagtttggacaaaagaacgacacttgtggaaattagactatgggctattaatgggctttatatttgtttaactaaatgatagtttgttaatgttaatataaagatttacaattgggcgtccctataaattaccatatacactcaatcggacacgatgggcggggtatttatatgtacgaataatcgttcatttaaccggacacgggaatggattaatagccactagaataattaaaacaggggtgaaattatgtacaaggacacttggtataattgataacaaaatattaaaaccttgggttacactcagtcgacatcctggtgtaattattaaacaaagtattaaaatcttgttacagtttaaatccccaattagttggaatatttaacttcgggtataaggataatttgacgaggacactcgcactttatatttatgactgatggactgttatggacaaaaaccagacggacatattaaataatccaggacaaaggacaattaacccatgggcataaaactaaaatcaacacgtcaaacatcatgattacggaagtttaaataagcataattcttttatttcatatttaatttcctttttttatatttaattgcacttctaattatcgcatttttattgttattgtatttaattgcacttttaattatcgtactttttaattatcgcaagtttattttatcgcacttttattattcgcaatttcattatcgttatttactttatgctttaatttaagtcttgtatttatttttaatattttacatttggttttaattgcgactaaagttttaaaatcgacaaaccggtcattaaacggtaaaaacccccctttataataataatattacttatatatatatatatatatatatatatatatttgtatttttataaaagtaaactaatatagcgttaagctttgtttaaaaagattccctgtagaacgaaccggacttactaaaaactacactactgtacgattaggtacactgcctataagtgttgtagcaaggtttaagtatatccattctataaataaataaatatcttgtgtaaaattgtatcgtatttaatagtattttctgtaaaaatataagctattttatatactactctactAAAACATCATAAAGCTAAAAAGAATTGACAGAAAATTATTCTCAagtacataaatataataaaaaaaataaaagtgtatTATGAGTTATAACTGATTTTGGACGTTCTTTATGGATTGGAATCAGTGATTGGTACGAATCCTATCAATCAAAAACAATGTGACAATTACAGAAAACAAATTTAAGAGTCCATGGTTGTTATTCTATTTATTTATTCTTTTATATCTACATAaccgtaattatatatatatatatatatatatatatatatatatatatatatatatatatatatatatatatatatatatatatatatatatatatatatatatatatatttgtatatgtatatatatataaaactgtatttatatatcttatatatatatttatatctaactCTTAAATTTGATTAATGTtgttacttatactaataataatattattattaaagagactattaataactaatgataaataaaattattattactaacaataatgtTAAGTTTAATAAATTTagttactaatattgataataataataataaaatgataataataataataatcttattagttatgttaatattattaatgattataatatcaataattatctaATAATTTTTTCATATTATAATTTATGTAATACTTTTATTGTATAAtaacatatttattttcaatacttaatcatatattatttcaaataatatatcgaATTAAAATACATATATgtctttattaataaataattgttcgtgaatcgtcgagcacagtcaaagggtaattgattatatgaataaagttccaaaaattttgagactcaattttacagattttgcttatcgtgtcgaaatcaattaaagatcaagtttaaatttggtcgggaatctccgggtcgtcacatacacaAAACGAGCAAACCACACAGAGAATTCGTGTAATGTTTTTAGCAAAAAAATGGCCAAATAATTAATTTTATCGGTTCATCAGGTAACTGTTCATCCAGTAGCCTAAATcagaacactttttgaaagtatgtgatcTACACTGGTATTTTTTTTCTTAATATATAACCTACGTTAAaacaaaaattaaaacaaaaatgAAACTCTTTTAATAACTATAACCTTAAAATAACGTGTAATTAAAATAACTCACTCTACCAACTTTAGAAATTAGTGCGTTTTTCCTATATAATAAGCTAAACTGCAATTTAGCTCTTATATCGGTACACTTAATGAACCAAATGGGTAGAAAATATTAAATGGGagtggtggaaatataaaagaaatataagtTTGAGTGTGTAGAAATAATGATATTTGGGAAGTATATATAGTGTAAAAAAgggaaaattaaatttaaaaaaaacaaaagtcAAAAAATGGCCGTTGAACGAGCCgttacactttttttttttttttcttttctcaaaCGGCTCTTTCAGCCCTCAAATATGTTGTAAATGACGAAAGAGAGGACGGGTCTTGTGGGCGACGGCCTGGGCGGCCCTGTGCGGTGCCGGTGCCGGTGCCATCGGCGCCCAGCCTAGGCGCGAGCTGGGCTGAGCCTGGGCGCAACGGTTGGAACTACTCTAAGGAATCAATGGCTATGTGATACAGTCGTTTTCTTGAAATGAACCATGGAAATTAATATTACAAAGTCATATTTAATTTGTCACATACATGCCACTTGATTGTCACATTTTCACTTTCTGAATGTTGGAAATATAAACTAATGAATGTCGACCATCAAAATAAAAAGTGACAATAGAGCGTCGTTAAATTAATAATTATCAAAGTGATTAATCAAGTCTCTTTATTTTGTAGGATGGGTGTACCCGGTGCAGGTATGATTCTTGTGATTTGTTGTTAAGATTACACTATAATGGAATTCATATTTAATGTTAAATCTGGATTGACGTGCCATTCTATGAGTTGATAAGATGTTATATTGTGTCACAACTTAAAATTTGGGAGTGGTACAAAGTGAGGAAAGATGCAATTTACAGTAAGAGTCCTACCATTTGGACCGTTAATTTTTTCTTAAATCATGTGATCACAGTCCACTAGGCCACATTAGCCAAAAATTGCACGTGGGTCCCACCTTAGTTTCTACTAGTTCAGCCCATTTTCTGATTGTCTGCAACTAAGTACAAACATCTACGTCATTCAATTTATAAATACTTCTATACAACTTTTTATGCTCTATGTACAACTCATTGCAAGCCTCCACCCTTCTCTTTCTATCTCTTTAAAACCCAAACCACCACAACCTTATAATACCGATTACTTTCATTTCCGGACGAACTAGACGTCACCACCAGCACTATTCAACTCGAAATCTTTCAACGAACCCACCAAGACTAATCTTATCCGCGTCAGAGCTCTGACGCGCTGACACCTACCGGATTTCTGCCCGAAACCCAGATTTGTGACTAGGCGGTTGGTGGTGCTAGGTGGCGATATGGTTCAGATCTGAGAGGAGGCGGCGGTTTGGTGGTGCTTGACGACGGTTTTGCAATCTAGTTTTAGATCTTTAGGGAATTTGGTGAAATAATGAAGATGATAAAGAAAATAGTGGAAAAAGTGAACTAGTGGGTCCAATTGAAATACATGTTGCTATACACTCGTATCTCTTTTTCCCCAAAAATGAGTGCTCCGTATTTGTTTTTGTGAGCACACGGTCCGAGAAATGGATTTGAATAGTCCAAATAAAAATACCCTACAGTAATTTAATGTACGGTTGGAAGTGGAAGTGGAAGTGGAAGAGGAAGCATCTTTTTCGTGTCAAGTGCTATTGGGATTTTtttgtataaaaataatatattttaatgttgatTTTTAGATATACCAACCACCTAATACTAACACGAATATATATACTACGAATTGTCATAAgtaggactcgaaccctcaacctcaagaTTGTAAGCGTTGTGACCTCAATACCGTCAAACCTTTACTAAAATTTATCGTGGAGTTACTAATTTTGTCTTCGAAtatcatttcaccttttttttcaCTTTCTTTTTTGTCAAACATTTCTTTTTTCCGTTTTTGCTGAGctaacccatttaacccccaaaccgTTTTACCCGACCCAACCCATTTACCCCCAAACCCGATccaacccatttaacccccaaaccgTAATACCCATTTGACTATTTGAGGGACCAAGTAGCATATTAGCAAGTGATTAGATAAGCGAATTAACAGAAAGTTGGCAGCAACAGAGGACGTACTATATAATACTAAAGTATTAAGATCGTGTATCGTAATTTTACTTTGTCTTATATGATTTTGTAAAGGTTTGTATTTTTAACCCAGCAACCCAGACCCTTACTTTACTCGTTCAATTCAACGTTTATAAAACAGATACTCCCATATACTAGTAATTTTAACATACTTTTGTCAGCATTTTACAAAAAATAATACcgtataaaataattaagtgaccATGTTGGTGGCCGGACAACGTGGATTTAGCTATAAATTGATTTGTTTGGTCGTTGGAAACATAAGTTCCTACACAACTTCCTCCAACATTGTTCTTCACAACCAAACTTTGGAATTCTTGACATCATCCAATCAAATAATTCCAATCGATTCAACCAAACACAAAATTCCAGTTTGTGAATATCGTTCTTGGATTCTTGAATCATATCTCATATTCCAACATTTTACGTTTATTGGTTCTAAAACAACCTTAATTTCCTAAGATTCAATTATGGAGAGCACGAAGAGAAGCatttatataaaaatgattttgaACGGGAAGATTAAGAAACTTATAAATGACGAGGGAGATCGAGTCAATGTGAAGAACAACCGGATTTTAATCAGTGTGAATGTGGTCGGGAGTTCTGGCCCATTGAGATTTTTGGTAAACGAAGAAGATAAGGTATCAAGTGTTATTGacttatcgttaaagttatatgcTCGTGGTGGGCGTCTTCCTATTCTTGGGTCGAACTTCAAGAGTTTTATACTCTATGCATCGGATACAGGATCAGGTAAGGTTATAGTAAGAAAAAATTATTaatgtgatttttttttttaacagcaaaaTTTGTGTTTTAAAAAAACGCTCTCTAACAAAACTTTAACGGAGAAATTACAAAGATTTTTGAAACtctaagtgttttttttttttttttttttttgaatagcaGAATTTTAAAGCTAGATGACCCTATTTTTTAAGCCAACGGAAAAAATACGTtccaattaaattaaaaatactaCTTTTGCAAAAGAAGAATCATTAAAAATGATGCCGTTCTTGAATCGCCAAATCACCCATAGTTGAGTGACCACAACTGTTATAATTCGATCCTTGTTGTTTGACGAAAACTGAGTAACTTCGATCCAAGCCACAAAATCGTCCCAAGAGGGAAAGGATGGCAAACTGCAATCTGCGCAAATTCGAGTGTTATGCCAAACCTCCAAGGCCAACGAGCAACCAAAAAACAAATGATCACGAACCTCCACTCGGTGATGAGAAACCGGACAAATATTGCAATTGATCTCTAACCCTTTCGCAGAAAGATTCCAATGAAGCGGAAGAGAATCCAACTTGAATTTCCACAAAAAGATGTTTAATTTTTACGGAAAAAATTTATACCACACGATTTGTACTTGCAAATTTAGGCATTACGTCTTTCAAGACATAAATGAATCCTTAAAAGTTCAATATCTTATTTTTGAATGATTATTAATCTAATGAATTCTTAAATGGATTAGTTACTAATGTATGACGAAAGAAAAGtcattttaattaattactttGCTTTTCATAGGCTAGCTAAACATGTTTTTTTTTGGTTAACTTGTAGCGTTGAGTTCAAGTGACGAGATAGGTTCTTGTGGTGGGAGGAATTTCAGGTTATGTAAAGAAAACAACAATCATATACAGGAAGTAAGATCAAGAATGATTACACGACAACATAGTGGGCGATGGAAGTCATATATCCTTTGCATAGCTCAAAAATGATACATAGCTCAATAATCAAGGCATCTAGAAATATATAGTAGCTACCATACGAATCTAGATCGCAAGATTTCTAGATCATATTGAATGCAAcctttatatttatatgttggaaATACGTTGAAAAAAGTGTGTTTCATCATTTTTGGAAGTCGATTAATATGTGATCAAGTGACATATATTATTAACTAGTTAACAAAGTTTATAGCCTTTGACGAGAGCCTTACAATGATCTAAGATGTGtccaaaataaaataaaggtgtatGAGATATTCGATCTTaaaattggttgtttgatacaaacAATGCAAGTGAAACAACTTGTCCAGAGTGGGAACAAAGTTGGAAGTTAGTTATAGTAGTTTAACTAGAAACTAGAAACTATGTTAATTATAATGGTAAATGTTTATGATGTGAGTAAGCAATTTTTGCTACATTGAGTACGTTTTGAATTCTACTATAACGTGTGAGTTATTCCTACTAATCATTAAACATTTAAATGATTTAATGGCGGGTTATAACCCTTCGAATTCTTGCATGAGTATTATTTGAGAGTTATAAAGTCCGACAATATGCTGTTTAGTACCGGTGTACCTTGGAACAGACGGAGAATCTGTTTAAggaaattgtgtcaaacacaagctctGTAAATTCTCTTTTAGTTTTgatcatttatattaatattatgtgtTTCGTTTAAACGTAACTAGTGGAGGATCCGCGAATTCGAGGGATTATGTGAGTGTTTCTACACaaattatttttagtttttttCCCGTTTATTTTATGTAGCCATTATAGCTTTCGTGCatctaatatatcaaatgaagtttTCAAATTAATCCATATATGTAATTGAAAAAATAAATTTAAAGTTGAACATATTATAAAATACTTAAACACCTATCTGTGATACATAAAAAACAATGATGATGTAACCAATAAGATAATTATTATATCACTAATCTGTTTGGAAACTTAATAATTGAAATCCAATATAAAATGAGTATTATTTGAGAGTTATAAAGTCCGACAATATGCTGTTTAGTACCGGTGTACCCTGGAACAGACggagaatctgtttaagggaattgtgtcaaacacaagctctGTCCATTCTCTTTTAGTTTTGatcatttatattaattaatattatgtgtTTCGTTTAAACGTAATCAGTTTCGTTAACCTTCTTTATGATCGTTTAATCTTTAATATGATTGTTATGTTTATATCGATTTTGTGTAATTTGTTCCTACAAACTtaaaaaagatttttctctcaacACGAAACTGAGTTTAAACATTTCACTTGCACTAAAATGATTTGTGCACTGTTTTGATATTCTTACGTGCTTGAACATGTATATAATGGAAGCTAGATTtgtatattctgattttgacaaactgTTGTTTGCAAATACATGATATTAATTAGATTTTCATTCCATgcctttattataattatataagttCATGCATGTTTTCAGTATTTGTTTGTCGATATCATAAAGTGATTATTTAAATTTTATTAAGTGGTTTAAAGTTCaatatttatgttttttttttttatcctcGTAATTTTGGGTTATTATCTGATTTACCAATTTGAGATATAAACTTGCTGAGAAgcaataatttatttatttatttatttttttctgctgAAGGTTATAACTTTTGTTAAGTGAAATTATAAAGTTTTACCGTTCTATTTGCTAAATGTGTTGATAAACTGAGTTATTATCGCGAGATTTTTTAAGAGTCTAATCATTTAagctataaaattaaatatataaattaaaaaactaTTATTATGTCTAGATGAACATTAAACCAAATGTTTTTAAGAGGGTTgaaatttttaaagtttcaaaatgtaCTAACGAACTATTATCAAGTCTATGATGTACATTAAACCAAATATTTTATAGGGGATtcaaatttttaaagtttcaaaatgtactaacgaataaataaaaaaacaaaactTTGATTCAAATGAAATAAATCATCTCCGATATCGTGATGTAGTTTTAGGCGATTAAATTAAGAATTGTGGATGATTATCTCAGATCTTCGTTTTATTTTCTCACAAATTCGAGAATGTAGTTATTCTTGTTAGATGATCATGAATTGCGAATAATGTCATAACTCTTTGTCTTGTTGTTAGTACTTTGTGCATCCCTGAGAAAGTTTTCTGTCGTAATTCGTCAGCCTATAATGAGTTGAAACATTATATTTGTAATAAAATGCGGAGGGAAACGCTATCCAAAAACCAAATACATTTCCAAATTAAATATGTTCAATTGTAATTAGCTATATAAAATTCatttataaaacttattattataatttaaatgtatattaattaataatagcagGATGGATGCGTACCTAGGTATGTCCGCCTAGTACAGGAAAGACAACTTGTCGGTCGTGGAGATCATTGTGGGGATGTGCAGGTTGGTTTCTTCATTAATTAACTCTATATCAGATTCAGGATCCAATTCTTCATCACTTTGATGTTCTACGTAAATTAAACCTGAGGTGCTGTCATTGTCATTATGTTCATCATTAGCGACATGATTCTTCTGATACTGGTTATGGACATCAATGTTGGTTTGGCCAGTGTGATCACCCGGACTTCCCAAGTTTCTAAAACTCGAGCCACTTTCATCATTACTATCTTCAGTATTCACTATTTCAACATCTTTACCCCATATATTCTCATTACCAATTGCAGCATTTGAGGAGCTTCCTTTTTCACGGTTATCACTTTGACCATTTGCAGATTTATTTCTTTGAATCACATATTTCAGGTCATGAGTAACCCACTCACAACCGTCGTCTCCATACATGATCATTTCATAATTGGTTTCCATCAAGTTTATAGAAAATTAAACTGTCACCGGATTCAACCATAAGATCATCCAAAAGTTGTTTCCACCGACTACCTTAtacatactaaaccctaaacattaaacgtTAAATCCAAAAtaataaaccataaactctaaaacctaaatattataccctaaaccctaaaccataaattctaaaatctaaaccctaaacaccaacctttaaaccataaaccctaaacactactaaaccctatacactaaactctaaactctatatctaaaccctaaaccctaaaccaccaaccctttaccctacacactaaaccctaaaccctaaactcgaaacactataccctaaaccctaaattctaaaatctaaactctaaactctaaaccctaatgtagagacccgtcctaattcataaggaggaatacaataacatatggttagattgcgaggtatttgacctctatatgatacattttacaaatattgcattcgtttttaaagataaactttcatttcatcgaaagttgacaggcatgcataccatttcataatatccaacctataaatgacctaatctgtcatttacttaataataatctctattgaactcaacaacttgaatgcaatgtcttttgaaatatgtcatgaatgactccaagtaatatctttaaaatgagcaaatgcacagcggaagatttctttcatacctgagaataaacatgcttaaaagtgtcaaccaaaaggttggtgggttcattagtttatcatcaataatcattt from Rutidosis leptorrhynchoides isolate AG116_Rl617_1_P2 chromosome 9, CSIRO_AGI_Rlap_v1, whole genome shotgun sequence harbors:
- the LOC139869401 gene encoding uncharacterized protein, which produces MESTKRSIYIKMILNGKIKKLINDEGDRVNVKNNRILISVNVVGSSGPLRFLVNEEDKVSSVIDLSLKLYARGGRLPILGSNFKSFILYASDTGSALSSSDEIGSCGGRNFRLCKENNNHIQEVRSRMITRQHSGRWKSYILCIAQK